A stretch of Eleutherodactylus coqui strain aEleCoq1 chromosome 2, aEleCoq1.hap1, whole genome shotgun sequence DNA encodes these proteins:
- the SERF2 gene encoding small EDRK-rich factor 2 isoform X2 → MKKNPDKGKKADDGLSAAARKQRDAQIMQEKQKKAAEKKDDPK, encoded by the exons ATGAAGAAAAATCCAGACAAGGGGAAAAAGGCGGATGATGGTTTATCGGCTGCTGCACGAAAGCAGAG agACGCTCAGATAATGCAAGAAAAGCAGAAAAAGGCTGCggagaaaaaagacgacccaaaATAG
- the SERF2 gene encoding small EDRK-rich factor 2 isoform X1 yields MTRGNQRELARAKNMKKNPDKGKKADDGLSAAARKQRDAQIMQEKQKKAAEKKDDPK; encoded by the exons GTGGAAACCAGCGTGAACTCGCTAGAGCAAAGAACATGAAGAAAAATCCAGACAAGGGGAAAAAGGCGGATGATGGTTTATCGGCTGCTGCACGAAAGCAGAG agACGCTCAGATAATGCAAGAAAAGCAGAAAAAGGCTGCggagaaaaaagacgacccaaaATAG